The DNA window GGTCGTCCCGAATCTGGACGAGACGATACGGGTCCTCATCTTCGGAGCGCTCTCTTTCCTGCTGATCGTCGCGTTCTTCGCCCTCTCCCTCTTCTTCTCGACGGTGATGGAGACGAGCGGGAGCGCCCTCGTCTCCACGCTCATTGTCTTTATCACCCTCTCGTCTGTCGCCTACCTGATCTCGTCGGGTGCGGGGATCACCATCCTCATCGGCGAATCGCCGAAGATGCCGGGGGAGACCTATCAATACACCTTCCAGACAGGGCCGGAGAGCATGAGTAGTGTTGTCGGTTCGTCCGACGACGGGATAGGCCGGGACGAGTACGAGCAGAAGTGGGAGGAGTACGAGGCGGCGTCGAAGGCCTACCAGGGGAAGAGGCAGGCGATAACCGATGTGTTCGCCCTCCTCTCCCCGGACAGGAACTACCAGAAACTCTCGTTTGCGGTGGCCGAACCCGGCATGGCCCTGGCGTCCCGGCTGGACCCGGGTCAGGAGATACCTGAAAGCGGTCTGTCGGCGCTCTCCGGTCTTCTCGGGAGTCTTGCAGGCAACGTTGTCGCCCTGCTCGTCTTCCCTGCCGCCTTCTTCGGGCTTGCGTGGGTCCGCTTCGTGCGGGAGGACGTGAGATGACCGCGGTCAGCAGGGCGCCCCCCCTCCTCCTTGCCCTCCTGATGCTCGCCGCGGCCGTCCTGCCCCTGCCTGTGGCGGCGGCGATCACGGCGGCCGGATCGGTCTCGGTCTCCTGCGACTTCCCCGGCCAGGTGATCGAGGCCGGGGGGACGGCGACCTTCACCCTCACCGCAGCGAAAGGTGCGGATGCGGCCGGTGGCGACGACATGATCAAACTGTGGACGGAGAAATTTGTCGGGAGCAGGAACTGGGAGATGCGTTTTGTCGACGGCAAGACCGAGGTGAACCGCGTCTCCATCCCGTCGGGCGGGTCGAAGACCATCACCCTCGAGGTGGAGACGGCGGCGGACACGCCTGTCGGCGACTACCCGGTGAAGGTGCATATCGGCGACGGTTCGATCTGGCTGTACGTGACCATCTCGAAGACGCACACCGGCGAACTCGGCACCCTCAATATCCGGGTGACGGACAAGGACGGCGAGAAGGTGAAGGGGGCGACGGTCGAGGTCTACCGCGGGAACGAGCGCGTGGCCTTCGATCGGGTGATGACGACGGCCGACGGCCGTATCAGCACCGGTCTCCCCCAGGACGTCTACCGCCTGGAGATCTCGAAGCCGGGGTACCGCTCTGCCGAGAAGAAGGACGTGAAGGTGAAGTGCGGGATCACGACAGACGCCGGCACGGTGATGCTGGAGAAGTCCTCGTACGCGGCCGAGACAACGGTGAAGTCGTCTCTGATCACGACGCCGGCGGGGAAGAACCCGACGTTCGAGATGAAACTGCGGAATGTCGGGAAGGCCGAAGACAC is part of the Methanoculleus sp. 7T genome and encodes:
- a CDS encoding ABC transporter permease subunit; translation: VVPNLDETIRVLIFGALSFLLIVAFFALSLFFSTVMETSGSALVSTLIVFITLSSVAYLISSGAGITILIGESPKMPGETYQYTFQTGPESMSSVVGSSDDGIGRDEYEQKWEEYEAASKAYQGKRQAITDVFALLSPDRNYQKLSFAVAEPGMALASRLDPGQEIPESGLSALSGLLGSLAGNVVALLVFPAAFFGLAWVRFVREDVR
- a CDS encoding carboxypeptidase-like regulatory domain-containing protein — protein: MTAVSRAPPLLLALLMLAAAVLPLPVAAAITAAGSVSVSCDFPGQVIEAGGTATFTLTAAKGADAAGGDDMIKLWTEKFVGSRNWEMRFVDGKTEVNRVSIPSGGSKTITLEVETAADTPVGDYPVKVHIGDGSIWLYVTISKTHTGELGTLNIRVTDKDGEKVKGATVEVYRGNERVAFDRVMTTADGRISTGLPQDVYRLEISKPGYRSAEKKDVKVKCGITTDAGTVMLEKSSYAAETTVKSSLITTPAGKNPTFEMKLRNVGKAEDT